Within Wyeomyia smithii strain HCP4-BCI-WySm-NY-G18 chromosome 2, ASM2978416v1, whole genome shotgun sequence, the genomic segment CTCAAATAGAGAGCCGGCacggtagaaaaaaaaactactcaacTCTGTTAACCGCTCTCCTCCGAATAAATCCAGCCGCGGCGGCTCGTCGATGTTGCTTCTGCTGCTTATCAGCAGTCTTTGTGCTGCCAACGAGGTACCCGCTCCCCGGCGGTGCGGATAACTTGCTGCTGTTGCTTTACTACAAGCTATTGTTTACACTACACAGAATGACTCGAACAATCACACGCGCCGTACACAAGCTGTGTAGaccaataaaattcaaattgatATACTGAGAAAACTTTCAACAAATCAAACTGATCCAACAATTTGCACTAGCCCAGCATATGACGTTATTTGCATTGATTGTGCAAATATTGGATTGCGATACCTTTGCATAAATTGTTTGTTGtccaaaaactgatttattttaaATGATAACGGAAATACCCTTGGTGAATTAGTGGAAATTGATTTGGAACCGAAAGTTACTAGTCACTCATAGAGCGATTTGGAACTCAAAGCggcttgttcttttttttttttttagtggaGTAAAATTTCGTCAATATGCTGTAAACCACTTTCCATTTTTTCGTCaagataaaaataaagaaaaaaaaaaatttccaaaataataatttgaaatcTAGTTCTCTGTCGAATAAAAATTGTATTTTCAATACCTATAGGTCGTCAGACTTCACTTGTTTCGTTCAATCTTATGGGAAAACGAAGTCTTTTATTCTTACGATCTGATGTCCCCTCTTTTGAGGGTTGAGGGTTTCTTCGTTCTATTGAGTTTCAActatttataataaataaacGACAAATTGTTCAACAAAATTTACACTTTTTTTCGAAGCTCAGAATTTTATTGTAGCTGATTCGTGATTCTACGTGTTAAACCATTTTATAAAATTGTCATCAgttttgaaaattacaaaattgcaATTTTGTAGAATTTTCTATCTGTTGTAATCAAACATTCTGTCTCTGTCCACTTTCAGGCGCCCTCACAGTCTCCACGTCGTCTGGACCCGTCGATCGCGACGAGTTGTCTCCAGCCCGCTGGCATGGGAACCGGATCTCGTCAATCCGGTGAGTAGCACAATGGCCTGGCCAATGCCGGACAACCACACAATAGCCGTCACACTGTTCAAAGATATACGAACGCACGAACTGGAGGACAAGGACTGGACGTTTGTGCTGGAGGATATTTCCCAGCTGGGTAAGAAACGGCTCCTAGCGTCAGCCACGATTAACATGCGCAAGTACGCTAGTATAGAGTCGACCCAGCAAACGTTTTCATTGGAACTGAGGCCCGTTTCGAAGAAAATTGTTTCTGCACAATTGGAGCTAACGTTGAGTTGCGTTTTTCTGCGAGAGGGCAAAGCAACTGACGAGGATATGCAGAGTATCATTTCGCTTATGTCTGTGAACAATGTGACTGATATTGCTCCGCTGGATGATCTGGAGGATATTCCAGATTTGGAGAGCTCAATTGAAATATCCGAGCACATGCTGGACTTTACGCAACAACTGGAACAATTGACTACTAGTCTAAACAGTTCCGATCTAGCCACGCCGATGAGTGGTGAGTTTCCCTAATCATAAAAAGAAGTTTAAACTGAATTTTAACCATTTTTTTCAGTTCCTTCTCTTTCAGACGACCAAACTCCGATCGTCAGCGGGTCAAGAGATATGTTCAAAGAAATTCTGAACGATCGTGGATACATTTCGTTGACCAACGAAGGCAGTTCAATGGATGAAGAAGAAAAGGAAACTAAATCAGCACCTCCAGAGATTAAATATAACGCGACACACGAAATTCCAACGGAATTAGATAGTAATACCAATCAGTTCCGTGAAACTTGTATCCCGGATACAGTACGCTCACTAGAAGAAATCCATAGGGAGGAAGATGAACAGCTCGATCCTTTGGAAGCACTGGAGGAAGAAAAAACACCAATCAAACCTCAACTTCCAGCACCCGAACCAGCTCCTATGGTGCAAAGTCCCACTGCACCATCAGACATAGATAGTGAATCGTTCAGCAGAAAATCTCCAGAGGAAAACCAGAACAGCCGGGCGGAGTTGAAACCTTTAATTCTAATTAAGAGCTACGATCATCAACCACCGGAAAAAGCCCCGCCTGTCGTAGCGGAACCACCTCCTGTTGAACCAGATATTCTTGCAAAGAAACCAATCTTGCGAGACAGCACACCTGGCCAAGATTTACTGGAATGGTGCAAGGAGACCACGAAAAACTACCACGGAGTGAAGGTCACGAATCTCACTACCAGCTGGCGCAACGGAATGGCATTCTGCGCCATCATCCATCACTTTTATCCCAGCCTAATGTAAGATAATGTAACGACTGTTGAAGCTTGTTTtattgatgtattttttttttcttttatagtGACATGACAAAGCTCTCCCCGGGAAATGTGATAGAAAATTGTCGAACAGCGTTCGACGCGGCTGAGAAACTAGGAATCCCACGTGTTATCGAACCACGTGATATGAATATGCTTGCCGTGCCGGATAAACTGGCCGTCATGACCTACCTGTACCAGCTGCGAGCGCATTTCACCGGTCATCAGCTTGAAGTTCACACCATCGGTAAGTACCTGCTCAGTTTGTCTTAGATAATAGACATGACAACGGAAATTGGTGATGGTTCAATATTCTATTCCTACTTTCACTAGATTCGGGCATACCGTGCCAGGCTTGCTTCGACGCGGCCGAACAAGCTATGTGCATTTACTCCCAAACGAAAAATAAACGAGGTAGTAGGCTTAGACGGGCTTTGCGCTGCACGTGATAGGTGCAATCTTCACCACTAACCTCCAACCAATAGGTTCATATCACAGTGCCTTAATGCTAGAAGTGCTTAATAATCTTATAAGACAAATCATCCGCCAACATGAACAGACGCACACATGAATCGTACATTTTGTAACTTTTCCCTACAAAATTAAAAGAACCTTTAGGGGATTTTAAACCAATAATACCAGCTGTATAGTGATTTTACTCtctaaaattgaattttttttctcacgaaATCTCAACCCACCTTTCGAATTAGGGCACACCAATTTACTTCTCATTGAAAGTTTCATACTTTACATAAAAGCATAACTCAATTTACGATGTTATCTACCATGAAAAAGAAATTTCGCTTGATGTCAtcgttttcaaatttaattgTCGTCAACTTCAGACTTTTATTGATCTGACTCACGCTAACCGTTTTGTTATGGTTGCTCAACgttttattgcctttttttcTTTCTGCTCCTATCCtgcttaatttttgtttgttttagttttcgatcattttattttttaagtctATTATCATTACTGCTTAACTTTTCATAAATTCATTTTGGTCAATGGGGTGGTGACCTCAAGTTAATATAACTGGAAGTAAACATAAATAATGATAAGAGAACAAGAAATTAAACGtcgaatgaattaatgaagataatAATCAATTCGCACTCTACTGTCATTCCCAACGAATGGTTTTTAGTTTTTGGGTTCAACAAAGCATTTGAACCGAACTTTTGCAACACCTTTTCCGTTAGCCACCGAAACAAGAGCATTTAGTAGCAATAGTACTTTAGCAGTATTTTACTGTTCATTGGATCATTGAACCAGCAAACCGGAAGTTTCTTATACGCATGTTTCAATAGGAAATCGTAGTGATCATAGTTTTATGAAGGGGAAACATGCCAAATATTAATTtacttgaaaaaacaaaatgttacaAAATACCAACTAGAACAAATTTTTATGGTTTCTAGGAAGTGATTATAACAGTTAGAATAATATTATTACTAGCTACAGTAATATTGGATGGGCCAAAATAATTCAGCTTTGAGTATCCAACATTGGATGCtacaattgaaactaactttatTCAGCTCCGTGCTGCTTTGTCACGCTTTTGCTAATCCTGGAATGCGgcatataataaaaatattatttcactGACACCCCAGAGGCTTTTAAACgacagcaaattcataccattcTGTTCGCTCCAGGTGAAACATCGGACGACTCCAGCTACGTAATCGGGAACTACAAATCGGACAAACTGACAAAGGATTTGCTGAATCTGAACGAAATGATTACTCCACGAGAGGACGACTTACTGCTGCGGAAGGAATCCAGCACGGCGCATCTGTTGGCAAACTCAAAGGCACTCCTTGGCAAGATGCTGTCACCAGCCAGAGAACGGTATGGGTACGGGGAAGAAGTGCCCTCGACAGTGGACGGTCAACTGGTTAATGGTTCCTTTGAAGAAGATAAGACTCTTTATGATGATGTTGGTGATGTCGAGGGTGGAGGTAGCACTGAAGGCGGtgtaaataataacaatagttcCAGTGCTATAAACAATAATAGGATTCGTTATAATTCCGCGGAAACAAATGGAGAAGTGGAGAGCAACGGAAAGAGAGCTGAGGAAGAGATGCTTCCACGGTTGGACACCCAAACAGCGAATGTAAGTGAtaggcagtttttttttaaattttttgtgcTTTGTGTTCAGAATGATTTGTTTTACCTTGGTTATTttcgttttggtttgtttgatttCCTTTTTTCTAGAAATTCCTAATGCGGCATAAGGAAATGAGTGAAAGGGCGAGAGTTATGATTGAAAAACTAAGAAATACTAGCATAGATAAAACTGGTGATATTGATAatgtaagttttgttttttcttcttttgtgCTTTTATAAAAACTGGGTTTTGTAAATATTTCTTTGAGTCTCAATCTTAGTTTCTAAAGTGACACTTTTTCAAGTTACTACAAATTGTCATGGATGGAGAACTCCAATGTAAATGAGTGGGTGGCTGAAAACTCATAATCTGTATGAGAACTGTCCAGTTTGTTTTGATGGTTTTTCACTAATACAAATAGTTTTTCTTCCcgtttttaaaaaaacaatCCTGCCGCTTGCCTCCGCTGCTTATCAACAAAACGCTTACCCCCTAGAACGAACGGCAAGCTCGTTTACGAGAGCAGGCACGCAAGCTTATAGCGGAAACCAAAGCTAAGGCACTGAATCTGGATTCGCCTTCGTCGCCGACGAAAATTAGCACCGCCCAAAAAATGAACTTCTCCCCCGAACGAACCATCTCACCGATCAACAACGTGCCGGAGTTTATTTTTCCTACCGTTCAGCGAATCGCTAAAGACTCACCGCTGCGGAACGTCGTCAGTCCAGTCGACGGCAGCGATGCCAACAGTAACCATCTGCTGAAGAAAACTTCGCTCTCTCCGAACAAATTGTCCCCTTCGCTGTTGGAGGTGATTGCTCCGAAAAATGAGGGCCGGGTAAGAGTTTTTCGTGCTTTTGAGTTTCTGAAGTTATTCTACTAAAATCACGAATGCCTATGTTATTGTGATTAATTACGTTAATTTCATATACTTACTCTGCTTCTTCATCTCTTCGTGCAGGTGGAAAAAGTTAACTATATTCAAAGTGAGCTGAACAAATTGGAACGCGAACAAGAAGCAATCGATCAGAAGGCAAATGCACTGGAAAAGAAGCTACGGGCAGTTATGGGAGGAACCATGACAAGTAAGTTTGGTTTCgtaaattaacaccaacaataTATGAACACGATGGTTATAAAGACGATGGTCTATTTGCAGATGTGAGCGAAACTGAAGACCAACTGATGTCACAATGGTTCACCCTGGTCAACAAGAAGAACGCTCTGCTTAGGCGTCAGATGCAGCTTAATCTACTGTAAGTGTAATAAATAGTTCTGACCAGTAAAAAAAGCACCAATTAACGTCTAACATACCAAATTTACAGCGAGCAAGAGAACGATCTTGAGAAGAAGTATGATATGCTGAATCTAGAGCTGCGAGCAGCACTTTCGATCGAGGACTGGCGCAAAACGGAAGAGCAGCGAGAGAAGGAAGCTCTGCTTTTGGCCGAATTGGTAGCCATAGTGGACAAACGCAACGAACTGGTGCAGAATCTGCACAGTCAGGAGCAGGCGTAAGCGAGCGCTGCAGTGATAAGTAATACACATTTTAGTTAACTTGTTTTCTCTTCCATTAACAGTATTGAAGACGACGATGAAATCGAGCGGAAGCTGGAAACGGTGGATATCAATCACAAGGACGAAAAATGTGTGATTCAGTAAAGCAGGAAGGCTTTTACAACAAGACTTTTGGAATACTCAACAGTCAGTAGATTGGACTAGACACTACCAGGTATTTAGATCAGTACAAAATGGTAGCAGTTtatcaattattatttttacagCAAATCAAAATTCATGTTCTAAAATTTCACGGTTTGACGGTTTGCGAGACATCGAATCGCAAATAACTAACGTATACAGGAAATTACTGTCGTATAAGTTTTAAATTCTTGATGACACGTAGTTATCGTTACTGTTGAGTGAGATGTGAAGCCCCATGTGACGCACGTGCAGTTGCGGATTCGGTTAGGCTTAGAATTTGTCACACTGGATCAATTCCGTCCGAGTATTTTGATTTCCTGCAGTGAAAGAGGATGTTTTCTAGATGTTGTTATTCATTTGGTTAACCCAGCCTgggatttggtttggatttcaTCACACTTAAGTTAGGCTTTACGTATGTAATAAGGTTGGGCTGTAAATATTTTTGTTAAGCTTTTTTATcgtgcaaaaaccaaaaaaggCTCCGAGGAGAATATACTCAAACCAAGTTTCACGAAAGCTCCCCAGAAGTCAGGAGCACAACACGGTGtatgaattttcagttgccacgCTTCAGGTAGTTTTCA encodes:
- the LOC129723947 gene encoding EH domain-binding protein 1 isoform X1: MGSVWKRLQRVNKRAAKFSFTVSYHELHMETTAKWRPHSLHVVWTRRSRRVVSSPLAWEPDLVNPVSSTMAWPMPDNHTIAVTLFKDIRTHELEDKDWTFVLEDISQLGKKRLLASATINMRKYASIESTQQTFSLELRPVSKKIVSAQLELTLSCVFLREGKATDEDMQSIISLMSVNNVTDIAPLDDLEDIPDLESSIEISEHMLDFTQQLEQLTTSLNSSDLATPMSVPSLSDDQTPIVSGSRDMFKEILNDRGYISLTNEGSSMDEEEKETKSAPPEIKYNATHEIPTELDSNTNQFRETCIPDTVRSLEEIHREEDEQLDPLEALEEEKTPIKPQLPAPEPAPMVQSPTAPSDIDSESFSRKSPEENQNSRAELKPLILIKSYDHQPPEKAPPVVAEPPPVEPDILAKKPILRDSTPGQDLLEWCKETTKNYHGVKVTNLTTSWRNGMAFCAIIHHFYPSLIDMTKLSPGNVIENCRTAFDAAEKLGIPRVIEPRDMNMLAVPDKLAVMTYLYQLRAHFTGHQLEVHTIDSGIPCQACFDAAEQAMCIYSQTKNKRGETSDDSSYVIGNYKSDKLTKDLLNLNEMITPREDDLLLRKESSTAHLLANSKALLGKMLSPARERYGYGEEVPSTVDGQLVNGSFEEDKTLYDDVGDVEGGGSTEGGVNNNNSSSAINNNRIRYNSAETNGEVESNGKRAEEEMLPRLDTQTANKFLMRHKEMSERARVMIEKLRNTSIDKTGDIDNNERQARLREQARKLIAETKAKALNLDSPSSPTKISTAQKMNFSPERTISPINNVPEFIFPTVQRIAKDSPLRNVVSPVDGSDANSNHLLKKTSLSPNKLSPSLLEVIAPKNEGRVEKVNYIQSELNKLEREQEAIDQKANALEKKLRAVMGGTMTNVSETEDQLMSQWFTLVNKKNALLRRQMQLNLLEQENDLEKKYDMLNLELRAALSIEDWRKTEEQREKEALLLAELVAIVDKRNELVQNLHSQEQAIEDDDEIERKLETVDINHKDEKCVIQ
- the LOC129723947 gene encoding EH domain-binding protein 1 isoform X4 is translated as MGSVWKRLQRVNKRAAKFSFTVSYHELHMETTAKWRPHSLHVVWTRRSRRVVSSPLAWEPDLVNPVSSTMAWPMPDNHTIAVTLFKDIRTHELEDKDWTFVLEDISQLGKKRLLASATINMRKYASIESTQQTFSLELRPVSKKIVSAQLELTLSCVFLREGKATDEDMQSIISLMSVNNVTDIAPLDDLEDIPDLESSIEISEHMLDFTQQLEQLTTSLNSSDLATPMSVPSLSDDQTPIVSGSRDMFKEILNDRGYISLTNEGSSMDEEEKETKSAPPEIKYNATHEIPTELDSNTNQFRETCIPDTVRSLEEIHREEDEQLDPLEALEEEKTPIKPQLPAPEPAPMVQSPTAPSDIDSESFSRKSPEENQNSRAELKPLILIKSYDHQPPEKAPPVVAEPPPVEPDILAKKPILRDSTPGQDLLEWCKETTKNYHGVKVTNLTTSWRNGMAFCAIIHHFYPSLIDMTKLSPGNVIENCRTAFDAAEKLGIPRVIEPRDMNMLAVPDKLAVMTYLYQLRAHFTGHQLEVHTIGETSDDSSYVIGNYKSDKLTKDLLNLNEMITPREDDLLLRKESSTAHLLANSKALLGKMLSPARERYGYGEEVPSTVDGQLVNGSFEEDKTLYDDVGDVEGGGSTEGGVNNNNSSSAINNNRIRYNSAETNGEVESNGKRAEEEMLPRLDTQTANNERQARLREQARKLIAETKAKALNLDSPSSPTKISTAQKMNFSPERTISPINNVPEFIFPTVQRIAKDSPLRNVVSPVDGSDANSNHLLKKTSLSPNKLSPSLLEVIAPKNEGRVEKVNYIQSELNKLEREQEAIDQKANALEKKLRAVMGGTMTNVSETEDQLMSQWFTLVNKKNALLRRQMQLNLLEQENDLEKKYDMLNLELRAALSIEDWRKTEEQREKEALLLAELVAIVDKRNELVQNLHSQEQAIEDDDEIERKLETVDINHKDEKCVIQ
- the LOC129723947 gene encoding EH domain-binding protein 1 isoform X3, yielding MGSVWKRLQRVNKRAAKFSFTVSYHELHMETTAKWRPHSLHVVWTRRSRRVVSSPLAWEPDLVNPVSSTMAWPMPDNHTIAVTLFKDIRTHELEDKDWTFVLEDISQLGKKRLLASATINMRKYASIESTQQTFSLELRPVSKKIVSAQLELTLSCVFLREGKATDEDMQSIISLMSVNNVTDIAPLDDLEDIPDLESSIEISEHMLDFTQQLEQLTTSLNSSDLATPMSVPSLSDDQTPIVSGSRDMFKEILNDRGYISLTNEGSSMDEEEKETKSAPPEIKYNATHEIPTELDSNTNQFRETCIPDTVRSLEEIHREEDEQLDPLEALEEEKTPIKPQLPAPEPAPMVQSPTAPSDIDSESFSRKSPEENQNSRAELKPLILIKSYDHQPPEKAPPVVAEPPPVEPDILAKKPILRDSTPGQDLLEWCKETTKNYHGVKVTNLTTSWRNGMAFCAIIHHFYPSLIDMTKLSPGNVIENCRTAFDAAEKLGIPRVIEPRDMNMLAVPDKLAVMTYLYQLRAHFTGHQLEVHTIDSGIPCQACFDAAEQAMCIYSQTKNKRGETSDDSSYVIGNYKSDKLTKDLLNLNEMITPREDDLLLRKESSTAHLLANSKALLGKMLSPARERYGYGEEVPSTVDGQLVNGSFEEDKTLYDDVGDVEGGGSTEGGVNNNNSSSAINNNRIRYNSAETNGEVESNGKRAEEEMLPRLDTQTANNERQARLREQARKLIAETKAKALNLDSPSSPTKISTAQKMNFSPERTISPINNVPEFIFPTVQRIAKDSPLRNVVSPVDGSDANSNHLLKKTSLSPNKLSPSLLEVIAPKNEGRVEKVNYIQSELNKLEREQEAIDQKANALEKKLRAVMGGTMTNVSETEDQLMSQWFTLVNKKNALLRRQMQLNLLEQENDLEKKYDMLNLELRAALSIEDWRKTEEQREKEALLLAELVAIVDKRNELVQNLHSQEQAIEDDDEIERKLETVDINHKDEKCVIQ
- the LOC129723947 gene encoding EH domain-binding protein 1 isoform X5 gives rise to the protein MGSVWKRLQRVNKRAAKFSFTVSYHELHMETTAKWRPHSLHVVWTRRSRRVVSSPLAWEPDLVNPVSSTMAWPMPDNHTIAVTLFKDIRTHELEDKDWTFVLEDISQLGKKRLLASATINMRKYASIESTQQTFSLELRPVSKKIVSAQLELTLSCVFLREGKATDEDMQSIISLMSVNNVTDIAPLDDLEDIPDLESSIEISEHMLDFTQQLEQLTTSLNSSDLATPMSVPSLSDDQTPIVSGSRDMFKEILNDRGYISLTNEGSSMDEEEKETKSAPPEIKYNATHEIPTELDSNTNQFRETCIPDTVRSLEEIHREEDEQLDPLEALEEEKTPIKPQLPAPEPAPMVQSPTAPSDIDSESFSRKSPEENQNSRAELKPLILIKSYDHQPPEKAPPVVAEPPPVEPDILAKKPILRDSTPGQDLLEWCKETTKNYHGVKVTNLTTSWRNGMAFCAIIHHFYPSLIDMTKLSPGNVIENCRTAFDAAEKLGIPRVIEPRDMNMLAVPDKLAVMTYLYQLRAHFTGHQLEVHTIDSGIPCQACFDAAEQAMCIYSQTKNKRGETSDDSSYVIGNYKSDKLTKDLLNLNEMITPREDDLLLRKESSTAHLLANSKALLGKMLSPARERYGYGEEVPSTVDGQLVNGSFEEDKTLYDDVGDVEGGGSTEGGVNNNNSSSAINNNRIRYNSAETNGEVESNGKRAEEEMLPRLDTQTANVEKVNYIQSELNKLEREQEAIDQKANALEKKLRAVMGGTMTNVSETEDQLMSQWFTLVNKKNALLRRQMQLNLLEQENDLEKKYDMLNLELRAALSIEDWRKTEEQREKEALLLAELVAIVDKRNELVQNLHSQEQAIEDDDEIERKLETVDINHKDEKCVIQ
- the LOC129723947 gene encoding EH domain-binding protein 1 isoform X2, whose amino-acid sequence is MGSVWKRLQRVNKRAAKFSFTVSYHELHMETTAKWRPHSLHVVWTRRSRRVVSSPLAWEPDLVNPVSSTMAWPMPDNHTIAVTLFKDIRTHELEDKDWTFVLEDISQLGKKRLLASATINMRKYASIESTQQTFSLELRPVSKKIVSAQLELTLSCVFLREGKATDEDMQSIISLMSVNNVTDIAPLDDLEDIPDLESSIEISEHMLDFTQQLEQLTTSLNSSDLATPMSVPSLSDDQTPIVSGSRDMFKEILNDRGYISLTNEGSSMDEEEKETKSAPPEIKYNATHEIPTELDSNTNQFRETCIPDTVRSLEEIHREEDEQLDPLEALEEEKTPIKPQLPAPEPAPMVQSPTAPSDIDSESFSRKSPEENQNSRAELKPLILIKSYDHQPPEKAPPVVAEPPPVEPDILAKKPILRDSTPGQDLLEWCKETTKNYHGVKVTNLTTSWRNGMAFCAIIHHFYPSLIDMTKLSPGNVIENCRTAFDAAEKLGIPRVIEPRDMNMLAVPDKLAVMTYLYQLRAHFTGHQLEVHTIGETSDDSSYVIGNYKSDKLTKDLLNLNEMITPREDDLLLRKESSTAHLLANSKALLGKMLSPARERYGYGEEVPSTVDGQLVNGSFEEDKTLYDDVGDVEGGGSTEGGVNNNNSSSAINNNRIRYNSAETNGEVESNGKRAEEEMLPRLDTQTANKFLMRHKEMSERARVMIEKLRNTSIDKTGDIDNNERQARLREQARKLIAETKAKALNLDSPSSPTKISTAQKMNFSPERTISPINNVPEFIFPTVQRIAKDSPLRNVVSPVDGSDANSNHLLKKTSLSPNKLSPSLLEVIAPKNEGRVEKVNYIQSELNKLEREQEAIDQKANALEKKLRAVMGGTMTNVSETEDQLMSQWFTLVNKKNALLRRQMQLNLLEQENDLEKKYDMLNLELRAALSIEDWRKTEEQREKEALLLAELVAIVDKRNELVQNLHSQEQAIEDDDEIERKLETVDINHKDEKCVIQ